From Mucilaginibacter gotjawali:
GCATAAAAGCCGATTTTTATTTACCTGACACCGATATTGACGAAAATTACCGGAAACTGGTTAGCCAGCAGATTAAAGTTAGCCAGCACCAGGACGCAGTAAGGGAACTGCTGTTTAAAAGCCGGGTGATGGTAAAGGAATCAACCAGCGCCAGCCGGATCCTGCTGCTGACTTTTGTAGATTTAGTAGACATGTTTGAACAGATCATGGCTACCCATTACGATTACAGCCATATCCGCTCAAAGTATAAGGATACCGGGGTATTAAATGAGATTGCCATTGTACTGCAGCATATGGCCGAAGAAATGGACAATATTTCCTTTATGGTGATCTCCAATACCCGCAATAAGTTTAAAGGGGATTTTATTGAAGAACTGGAACAGTTAAAAAGCCGGATAGATGCCTTAGGGAAAAACGAACAGGGAACCAGCAACCTGGCGTTAAAAAAGATCCTGATCAACCTGCGCGATCTTAACGACCGGATAAAGAGTATATACAAGTATTATAATTCAAAGTATTCAGAAACCCTTATGGGCGGGGTTTATGATGAGGAATATGCCAAATTTGTTACCCACCAGGATTATGCGCCGCATATCTTTTTTGATAACTTTTCTTTTTCATCTACCGCCTTTAAGCATGCCTTGAGGGTATCGCTGGTTTGCCTGGTTGGTTTTATCCTGGCCAAAACCATAGCCAACGGCCACCATAGCTACTGGATCCTGCTAACGATTATCGTGATATTGAAACCGGGCTTCAGTTTATCCAAACAGCGCAATTACCAGCGGCTTATAGGTACGGTTATCGGGGGCATAGCGGGGATTATAATCCTGCGGTTTATACCCAACCGTGATACCCAATTCATTTTGCTGATTATTTTTATGATAGGCACCTACAGCTTTACCCGGTTAAATTACGTGGTAAGCGTGTTGTTTATGACGCCTTATGTACTTATCCTTTTTAAATTCCTGGGCGTTGGATTGCTGGTACGGGAGCGGGAAATTGATACCTTAATAGGTTCAACTATCGCTTTTATAGCCAGTTACTTATTATTCCCCAGCTGGGAATATGACAATATACAGGATAGGTTGAAAGATGTAATTTATGCCAATTTAAATTACCTGGTAAAAATAGCGGAAAGCATTACCGGCATTGAAGTGGGTACCATTGAATATAAACTGGCGCGTAAAGATGTATTTGTGAAATCAGCCAATCTTTCGGCCTCTTTTGAGCGGATGACCTCAGAACCCAAACGCCGGCAAAAAAACGTAAAAGATGTACATAAATTTGTGGTGCTTAACCATATCCTTTCCTCTTATATCGCTACGGTAGCTTCCACCATTTCGGGCAAAAAAAAATACCAGAACCAGGCGGAGGACATAAAACTGATCAAAAAAAGCATAGCGGTATTGAATGATACCAGTGAAAAGCTGGGCGGAAAGTTAATTGACTTTAAGAGAGGGAAACCCGCCCCTGCAAGTACGCCCGCCCTGCCATTAACCCAGCATGACGACATCTTGTTGAAGGAGCAGCTGGGCTTTATCAATAGGATCAGTGTGGATATTGCAAGGGTAACGGAGAGTATTGTTGGTTCATAGTTGATGGTTCATAGTTCATAGCCTGAAGTTATCTGAATACCTCGCATAGCCCCTCTGTCCCTGCGGAATACTCTTCGAGATAATCTGCGAAGACAGAATTATATCAGCTTGTCAAATCATTTCTACTTAGCTAATGTTGTAACAGCGATAATAACACCAAAATTACCACCCGTTTGTGTCCACTTTTTTTCGGGCAAATAAGTCTTTGAAACAAAACCGTCTAGATACAAGGCATTTTTGCAGCCGATACTTTTGAAATATTTGGCAAAATCGTAAAAGTTTATTCCTGATTTCGACATCGCGAACACTATTCTATTGCCTGGTAATATCCCTACCCCATTTCTTATATTCAAGTTTGTTGAATTTTCTTTAAAGGCTGGATGTATTTCCCCATCGATTACCAACATCGGCCCGGATTGCGTCGCATATTTTATTTTTTTATTATTGGTAAAGGTCGCGGTTGTGCAAATAACTGGTATGTCATCTTTGGTAATGTAAAAAACGCCATTTGGTTTCAGGTAAAAATTCCCGCTGCTACTTGTAGTATCTAAAGATGACAAGACTTTTTGGTCTTCGATAAAAAGGCCCTGTGGCGAGTTGTCCGGTTTGTACATCCCTCCGTTCGTGGCAAACACAAGGGTTCGTTTATGTTTATTGAGCCATGTTTTTAAATTTTGGATATTCCGGAAAATTTCATTTTGATCATTTTTCCAATATAGTTTTATTTCTCCTCTTCTAGCGTCAGCGATATAACTCACAAACCTGTCGTCTTCTGTTTGGACCTTTTTAGCAAAAACAAATATTCCAAAAATGGTAAAAAACAGAATAGTAGCAAGTAAGATGATAGAGTTCCTTTTCATGATGCAGGATGGTATTTTTTCTGTTTATCAATTACAACAACTCCGTAGCTAAATTAGCCAACTCGCTGCGCTCCCCTTTTTGCAGGGTAATATGCGCATAAAGCGGGTGGCCTTTGGCCTTATCAATCAGATAACTCAGTCCGTTACTTTCTGCATCCAGGTATGGGGTATCTATCTGGTAAATATCGCCTGTAAACACAAACTTGCTATTTTCGCCGGCACGGGAAATGATAGTTTTTACTTCGTGCGGGGTCAGGTTCTGGGCCTCATCGACAATAAAAAAGATCTTGCTCAGCGTGCG
This genomic window contains:
- a CDS encoding FUSC family membrane protein; translation: MKINYREIKSFFYSQYFSDGLRMTTGILLPSLIALQFNHFDVGLTLSLGALCICTIDTPGPLMHKRNAMAIGNLFLFAVAVITGFARLNVFTLGLEVTLLSFLFSMFTIYGNRAASVGTSALLVMIFMMDKAEKPEEVLGYSAIILLGGIWYMLFSLVFFGIRPYRAAQQTLGENIADIADFLRIKADFYLPDTDIDENYRKLVSQQIKVSQHQDAVRELLFKSRVMVKESTSASRILLLTFVDLVDMFEQIMATHYDYSHIRSKYKDTGVLNEIAIVLQHMAEEMDNISFMVISNTRNKFKGDFIEELEQLKSRIDALGKNEQGTSNLALKKILINLRDLNDRIKSIYKYYNSKYSETLMGGVYDEEYAKFVTHQDYAPHIFFDNFSFSSTAFKHALRVSLVCLVGFILAKTIANGHHSYWILLTIIVILKPGFSLSKQRNYQRLIGTVIGGIAGIIILRFIPNRDTQFILLIIFMIGTYSFTRLNYVVSVLFMTPYVLILFKFLGVGLLVREREIDTLIGSTIAFIASYLLFPSWEYDNIQDRLKDVIYANLNYLVKIAESITGIEVGTIEYKLARKDVFVKSANLSASFERMTSEPKRRQKNVKDVHKFVVLNHILSSYIATVASTISGKKKYQNQAEDIKLIKKSIAVLNDTSEKLGGKLIDFKRGKPAPASTPALPLTQHDDILLKEQLGFINRISVDIARVTESIVGS
- a CDS encoding phosphodiester glycosidase family protein, whose amino-acid sequence is MSYIADARRGEIKLYWKNDQNEIFRNIQNLKTWLNKHKRTLVFATNGGMYKPDNSPQGLFIEDQKVLSSLDTTSSSGNFYLKPNGVFYITKDDIPVICTTATFTNNKKIKYATQSGPMLVIDGEIHPAFKENSTNLNIRNGVGILPGNRIVFAMSKSGINFYDFAKYFKSIGCKNALYLDGFVSKTYLPEKKWTQTGGNFGVIIAVTTLAK